A region from the Azospirillum fermentarium genome encodes:
- a CDS encoding GNAT family N-acetyltransferase, whose protein sequence is MTEQAKRTVTVEQAGDKLRPADLHDLCDAADEAIRAGGGFGWVTPPGREIMERYWRGVLIVPERILFIGRLDGVIAGSAQLVRPARNNEAQSHACTLTTAFVASWARGNGVARRLVQAVEDEARSLGFRILNLDVRATQEAAIHLYERAGFTLWGTHPNYAWVDGRPVAGHYYYKDLTSPPPASQTNESLP, encoded by the coding sequence ATGACGGAGCAGGCCAAGCGCACCGTCACCGTCGAACAGGCGGGCGACAAGCTCCGCCCCGCCGACCTGCACGACCTGTGCGATGCCGCGGACGAGGCCATCCGGGCCGGCGGCGGCTTCGGCTGGGTCACCCCGCCGGGGCGCGAAATCATGGAGCGCTATTGGCGCGGCGTGCTGATCGTGCCGGAACGCATCCTGTTCATCGGCCGGCTGGACGGGGTGATCGCCGGCTCCGCCCAATTGGTCCGCCCCGCCCGCAACAACGAGGCGCAGTCCCACGCCTGCACCCTGACCACCGCCTTCGTGGCGTCATGGGCGCGCGGCAACGGCGTGGCGCGCCGGCTGGTCCAGGCGGTGGAGGACGAGGCGCGGTCGCTGGGTTTCCGCATTCTCAATCTCGACGTCCGCGCCACCCAGGAAGCGGCCATTCACTTGTATGAACGGGCGGGTTTCACCCTCTGGGGCACACACCCCAACTATGCCTGGGTGGACGGGCGTCCGGTTGCCGGGCATTATTATTATAAAGATCTGACATCCCCCCCTCCCGCGTCCCAAACGAACGAGTCCCTGCCATGA
- the hisH gene encoding imidazole glycerol phosphate synthase subunit HisH: MPTVALIDYGSGNLRSAAKAVERAAADAGLSMTVTVTADADVVRRADRVILPGVGAFADCGRGLSAVPGMLDALGEAVIRGGRPMLGICVGMQLMATIGREHGDHAGLGWIGGEVLKLTPADPALKIPHMGWNELEIVSDHPVLRNLPAGAHGYFVHSYHFVCANPAHTLARVEYGGPVTAAIGRDNLVGTQFHPEKSQETGLALITNFLTWNP; encoded by the coding sequence GTGCCCACCGTCGCCCTGATCGATTACGGCTCCGGCAACCTGCGCTCCGCCGCCAAGGCGGTGGAACGGGCGGCGGCGGATGCCGGCCTGTCCATGACCGTCACCGTCACCGCCGACGCCGATGTGGTGCGGCGGGCCGACCGGGTGATCCTGCCGGGCGTCGGCGCCTTCGCCGACTGTGGCCGCGGCCTGTCGGCGGTGCCGGGAATGCTGGATGCGCTGGGCGAAGCCGTCATCCGCGGCGGGCGCCCCATGCTGGGCATCTGCGTGGGCATGCAGTTGATGGCCACCATCGGGCGCGAGCACGGCGACCACGCCGGCCTGGGCTGGATCGGGGGAGAGGTCTTGAAGCTGACCCCCGCCGACCCGGCGCTGAAGATCCCGCACATGGGCTGGAACGAGCTTGAGATCGTGTCCGATCACCCGGTTCTGCGCAACCTGCCGGCGGGGGCGCACGGGTATTTCGTCCACTCCTACCACTTCGTCTGCGCCAACCCGGCACACACGCTGGCGCGGGTGGAGTACGGCGGTCCGGTCACCGCGGCCATCGGGCGCGACAATCTGGTCGGCACCCAGTTCCACCCGGAAAAGAGCCAGGAAACCGGGCTGGCGCTGATCACCAATTTCCTGACCTGGAACCCGTAA
- the hisB gene encoding imidazoleglycerol-phosphate dehydratase HisB, which produces MRRASIERNTNETRIRVAANLDGTGVYDVRTGIGFLDHMLEQLSRHSLMDLTVVAEGDLHIDFHHTTEDSGIAIGMAVAQALGDRKGIQRYGHSYVPMDETLTRVALDFSNRPYLVWKVHFSRDKIGDMDTELFREWFQAFAGAAGVTLHVENLYGENNHHIVESCYKALARALRTAVEIDPRKADAVPSTKGTLGGSL; this is translated from the coding sequence ATGCGGCGCGCCTCCATCGAGCGCAACACCAACGAAACCCGGATCCGGGTGGCGGCCAATCTGGACGGAACCGGCGTCTACGACGTCCGCACCGGCATCGGATTCCTCGACCACATGCTGGAGCAGTTGTCCCGGCACAGCCTGATGGACCTGACGGTGGTGGCCGAGGGCGACCTGCACATCGATTTCCACCACACGACCGAGGACAGCGGCATCGCCATCGGCATGGCCGTGGCCCAGGCGCTGGGGGACCGCAAGGGCATCCAGCGCTACGGCCATTCCTATGTGCCCATGGACGAGACGCTGACCCGCGTGGCGCTGGATTTCTCCAACCGCCCCTATCTGGTGTGGAAGGTCCATTTCAGCCGCGACAAGATCGGCGACATGGACACCGAGTTGTTCCGCGAATGGTTCCAGGCGTTCGCCGGGGCGGCGGGGGTCACGCTGCACGTGGAAAACCTGTACGGCGAGAACAATCACCACATCGTGGAAAGCTGCTACAAGGCGCTGGCCCGCGCGCTGCGCACGGCGGTGGAGATCGACCCGCGCAAGGCCGACGCCGTGCCGTCCACCAAGGGCACGCTGGGCGGGTCGCTCTGA
- a CDS encoding nucleoside recognition domain-containing protein, whose translation MNILADVILPAGRAAVELSFFVLLPVMVVMLAIMRVLEAFGVLDRLVRRLAPLLRPFGLTGLGVFAALQVNFVSFAAPVATLAMMEQRGTSDRHLAATFAMVLAMAQANAVFPLAALGLRPVPVLVLSLVGGLAAAAAAYYLFGRHLSAEEQRLDDTLRHPTADNAKGILDAINRAGTDAFKITIGAIPMLVLSLAAVMGLRQGGAIDGLTALLAPALGALSIDPLLVLPTLTKLVAGGTAMLGVVGDMLKQGTLSVPLLNASAGFLIHPLDLTGLAVLMSAGRRAAAVWRPAALGGCVGIVIRTAGHILLG comes from the coding sequence ATGAACATCCTTGCCGACGTCATCCTGCCCGCCGGCCGCGCGGCGGTGGAGCTGTCCTTCTTTGTGCTGCTGCCGGTCATGGTGGTGATGCTGGCCATCATGCGGGTGCTGGAGGCTTTCGGCGTCCTCGACCGGCTGGTGCGGCGGCTGGCGCCGCTGCTGCGGCCCTTCGGCCTGACCGGGCTCGGGGTGTTCGCGGCGCTGCAGGTCAATTTCGTCAGCTTCGCCGCCCCCGTCGCCACGCTGGCGATGATGGAGCAGCGCGGCACCTCCGACCGCCACCTGGCCGCCACTTTCGCCATGGTGCTGGCCATGGCCCAGGCCAACGCGGTGTTCCCGCTGGCGGCATTGGGCCTGCGTCCCGTGCCGGTGCTGGTGCTGTCGCTGGTGGGCGGGCTGGCCGCGGCGGCGGCGGCCTATTACCTGTTCGGGCGCCATCTGTCGGCGGAGGAACAGCGGCTGGACGACACCCTGCGCCACCCCACCGCCGACAACGCCAAGGGTATTCTCGACGCCATCAACCGGGCGGGGACGGATGCCTTCAAGATCACCATCGGCGCCATTCCCATGCTGGTGCTGTCGCTGGCGGCGGTGATGGGGCTGCGCCAGGGCGGGGCCATCGACGGGCTGACGGCGCTGCTGGCCCCGGCGCTGGGGGCGCTGTCCATCGACCCGCTGCTGGTGCTGCCCACCCTGACCAAGCTGGTGGCCGGGGGGACGGCCATGCTGGGGGTGGTGGGCGACATGCTGAAGCAGGGCACCTTGAGCGTGCCCCTGCTGAACGCCAGCGCCGGCTTTCTGATCCACCCGCTGGACCTGACCGGGCTGGCGGTGCTGATGTCGGCGGGGCGGCGGGCGGCGGCGGTGTGGCGCCCGGCGGCATTGGGCGGGTGTGTGGGGATCGTCATCCGCACCGCGGGCCATATTCTTCTTGGGTAG
- a CDS encoding hemerythrin domain-containing protein has protein sequence MDIYDRIEKDHDTVRGLMTRMFDLKATEKAKRRALFDELQRELWAHQKVEEAVFYAALAKAREAKDEAAEGLNEHHVISGLLDELNGMPDDGTAWEAKFKVMTELLQHHLDEEEDELFDEAREALPDSRAEELAALFEERKQHALEALKPIAP, from the coding sequence ATGGACATCTACGACCGGATCGAGAAGGATCATGACACCGTGCGCGGCCTGATGACCCGCATGTTCGATCTCAAGGCCACCGAAAAGGCCAAGCGCCGCGCCCTGTTCGACGAGCTTCAGCGTGAATTGTGGGCGCACCAGAAGGTGGAGGAGGCGGTGTTCTACGCCGCACTCGCCAAGGCCCGCGAAGCCAAGGACGAAGCGGCCGAAGGGCTGAACGAGCATCACGTCATCAGCGGGCTGCTGGACGAGCTGAACGGCATGCCCGACGACGGCACCGCGTGGGAGGCCAAGTTCAAGGTGATGACCGAACTGCTCCAGCATCATCTGGACGAGGAAGAGGACGAACTGTTCGACGAAGCGCGCGAAGCCCTGCCCGACAGCCGGGCGGAGGAGCTGGCCGCCCTGTTCGAGGAGCGCAAGCAGCACGCGCTGGAAGCGCTGAAACCGATTGCGCCATAG
- a CDS encoding bacteriohemerythrin produces MTTPDFVTWDTNMSVGIDVLDDDHRRLIDMFNGLLRTNVATRGKDDLKALLTGLRDYTDVHFSREEGMMREHGYPDLETHLAAHRYFIDEIAKLHDEFESGHAMMLRIDLILLLKEWLIEHIQTTDVRYRPYMAETAV; encoded by the coding sequence ATGACGACCCCCGATTTTGTCACCTGGGATACGAACATGAGCGTCGGGATCGATGTCCTGGACGATGACCACCGCCGGCTGATCGACATGTTCAACGGCCTGCTGCGCACCAACGTGGCGACCCGCGGCAAGGACGACCTGAAGGCGCTGCTGACGGGTCTGCGCGATTACACCGACGTCCATTTCAGCCGCGAAGAAGGGATGATGCGGGAGCACGGCTACCCGGACCTGGAAACCCACCTGGCCGCCCACCGCTATTTCATCGACGAAATCGCCAAGTTGCATGACGAATTCGAGAGCGGGCACGCCATGATGCTGCGAATCGACCTGATCCTGCTGCTCAAGGAATGGCTGATCGAGCACATCCAGACCACCGACGTCCGCTACCGGCCCTATATGGCCGAAACCGCGGTGTGA
- a CDS encoding Fic family protein, whose protein sequence is MGLLDDITRKKRALDAARPLPPAAVRELANLFELELTTACLALEGGLLEPEEILEVLAKGVVLRNRPQKDQLLAANHLQALELTARLCEQAATVVTERTVMAFHKVLYAGIDPVAGRYRDGIPDDAADGSVPDPAKARVSMSALSGWLRRVEMGHETAVEAHYRLLMVRPFEQGNMAVAMLLGNLILNRAGYPPVILRDELLDTYFEVVDRARTVGDKGPFRDFLLGLLNESLDLCLQAAARAAAARQPAEAVTVTVDGAPPGRMG, encoded by the coding sequence ATGGGATTGCTGGACGATATCACGCGCAAGAAACGGGCGCTGGACGCGGCCCGGCCGCTGCCGCCCGCGGCGGTGCGCGAGCTTGCCAACCTGTTCGAGCTGGAGCTGACCACCGCCTGTCTGGCGCTGGAAGGCGGCTTGCTGGAACCGGAGGAGATCCTGGAGGTGCTGGCCAAGGGTGTGGTGCTGCGCAACCGCCCGCAAAAGGATCAGCTTTTGGCCGCCAACCACCTTCAGGCCCTGGAGCTGACGGCCCGGCTGTGCGAACAGGCTGCCACCGTGGTCACCGAACGGACGGTCATGGCCTTCCACAAGGTGCTCTACGCCGGCATCGACCCGGTGGCCGGGCGCTACCGCGACGGAATCCCCGATGACGCCGCCGACGGCTCGGTGCCCGATCCGGCCAAGGCGCGGGTGTCCATGTCGGCGCTCAGCGGCTGGCTGCGGCGGGTGGAGATGGGGCACGAAACGGCGGTGGAGGCCCATTACCGCCTGTTGATGGTGCGCCCGTTCGAGCAGGGGAACATGGCGGTGGCGATGCTGCTGGGGAACCTGATCCTGAACCGGGCCGGCTATCCCCCCGTCATCCTGCGCGACGAGTTGCTGGACACCTATTTCGAGGTGGTGGACCGCGCCCGCACCGTGGGCGACAAGGGGCCGTTCCGCGACTTCCTGCTGGGGCTGCTGAACGAAAGCCTGGATCTGTGTCTGCAGGCCGCGGCCCGTGCCGCCGCCGCCCGCCAGCCGGCGGAAGCCGTGACCGTCACCGTGGACGGCGCCCCACCGGGCCGGATGGGGTAA
- a CDS encoding adenine phosphoribosyltransferase, protein MNLKDHIRGIADFPKPGILFYDISPLLAHGPAWQEAVKQLADAIRPHQPDLLVGIESRGFLLAAPLAAALGIGFIMVRKHGKLPGDKVAYSYDLEYGTDTIEVQADAVKPGQRVVVLDDLLATGGTMAAAISLLRQVGGDVRCAAFLVELTFLNGRGKLDVPYTSLMSYDS, encoded by the coding sequence ATGAACCTGAAAGACCACATCCGCGGCATCGCCGATTTTCCCAAGCCGGGGATTCTGTTCTACGACATCTCCCCGCTGCTGGCCCACGGCCCGGCGTGGCAGGAGGCGGTGAAACAGTTGGCCGACGCCATCCGCCCGCACCAGCCCGACCTGCTGGTGGGCATCGAGTCCCGCGGTTTCCTGCTGGCGGCCCCGCTGGCCGCGGCCCTGGGGATCGGCTTCATCATGGTGCGCAAGCACGGCAAGCTGCCGGGGGACAAGGTGGCCTATTCCTACGACCTGGAATACGGCACCGACACCATCGAGGTGCAGGCCGACGCGGTGAAGCCCGGCCAGCGCGTCGTGGTTCTGGACGACCTGCTCGCCACCGGCGGCACCATGGCCGCGGCCATCAGCCTGCTGCGGCAGGTGGGCGGCGACGTGCGGTGCGCCGCCTTCCTGGTGGAACTGACCTTCCTCAACGGGCGGGGCAAGCTGGACGTGCCCTACACATCCCTGATGTCCTACGATTCCTGA
- a CDS encoding ABC transporter permease gives MAPQQAWLETAADEAAGHWTAAAAGRWDLRGAGRMAATLDRLGPDRDGVPVRIDLSRLEALDTVGALLLSRLAARLEGQGHAVTVDPIRPEHAALFAAVQEADHAPPPVPDPGHHIRAMVERLGRATVEAMKEGRALLNFLGLMTITFLRLARAPWRIRFRAVVFHIEQTGLNALPILGLLTFLIGVVLAFQGADQLRRFGADIYVVNLLGVSVLREIGTLMTAIIVAGRSGSAFTAQIGTMKVNQEVDAIATLGLDVMELLVVPRAVALMISLPLLCFFADMMGLLGGAVMSYFVLDITFGQFIKQLHAAVGVNHFIVGIVKAPVFALTIALVGCYEGLKVSGSAESVGRLTTKAVVESIFLVIIIDALFSILFSFLKV, from the coding sequence ATGGCGCCACAACAGGCGTGGCTGGAGACGGCGGCGGACGAGGCCGCGGGCCACTGGACGGCCGCCGCCGCCGGGCGGTGGGATCTGCGCGGCGCCGGGCGCATGGCCGCCACCCTGGACCGGCTGGGGCCGGACCGGGACGGCGTGCCCGTGCGCATCGACCTGTCGCGGCTGGAGGCGCTGGACACCGTGGGTGCCCTGCTGCTGTCCCGTCTGGCCGCCCGGCTGGAGGGGCAGGGGCACGCCGTGACCGTCGATCCCATCCGCCCCGAACACGCGGCCCTGTTCGCCGCGGTGCAGGAGGCGGATCACGCCCCGCCCCCCGTGCCCGATCCCGGCCATCACATCCGCGCCATGGTCGAACGGCTGGGCCGCGCCACGGTGGAGGCGATGAAGGAAGGGCGCGCCCTGCTGAACTTCCTGGGCCTGATGACCATCACCTTCCTGCGGCTGGCCCGGGCGCCGTGGCGCATCCGGTTCCGCGCCGTGGTGTTCCACATCGAGCAGACGGGGCTGAACGCCCTGCCCATCCTGGGGCTGCTGACGTTCCTGATCGGCGTGGTGCTGGCGTTCCAGGGGGCGGACCAGTTGCGGCGGTTCGGGGCCGACATCTACGTGGTCAACCTGCTGGGCGTGTCGGTCCTGCGCGAGATCGGCACGCTGATGACCGCCATCATCGTGGCGGGCCGTTCCGGTTCCGCCTTCACCGCCCAGATCGGGACCATGAAGGTCAACCAGGAGGTGGACGCCATCGCCACCCTGGGGCTCGACGTGATGGAACTGCTGGTGGTGCCGCGGGCGGTGGCGCTGATGATCAGCCTGCCGCTCCTGTGCTTCTTTGCCGACATGATGGGGCTGCTGGGGGGGGCGGTGATGAGCTATTTCGTGCTCGATATCACCTTCGGCCAGTTCATCAAGCAGCTTCACGCGGCGGTGGGGGTGAACCATTTCATCGTCGGCATCGTCAAGGCGCCGGTCTTCGCGCTCACCATCGCGCTGGTGGGCTGCTACGAAGGGCTGAAGGTGTCGGGGAGTGCGGAAAGCGTGGGCCGGCTGACCACCAAGGCGGTGGTGGAGTCCATCTTTCTGGTCATCATCATCGACGCGCTGTTCTCCATCCTCTTCTCGTTCCTGAAGGTGTGA
- a CDS encoding ABC transporter ATP-binding protein, which produces MAPPDTGTEMVIRVRGLVTRFGTQTIHDGLDLDVRRGEVLGVVGGSGTGKSVLMKEILGLIRPAAGTIELLGQDIARLSAREEMALKARTGVLFQDGALFSSMTVAENVMVPLKEHTDLPGGLIADIARIKIAMSGLPPGAGAKYPSELSGGMRKRAGLARALAMDPDILFLDEPTAGLDPIGAAAFDTLIRNLQKSLGLTVYMVTHDLDSLTTICDRIAVLVDRKVRAATLEEHLQDDHPWIREYFHGPRGRAARRAEG; this is translated from the coding sequence ATGGCCCCGCCGGATACGGGAACGGAGATGGTGATCCGCGTGCGCGGGCTGGTGACCCGGTTCGGCACCCAGACGATTCACGACGGCCTGGACCTCGACGTGCGCCGGGGGGAGGTGCTGGGGGTGGTCGGTGGCTCCGGCACCGGCAAATCGGTGCTGATGAAGGAGATTTTGGGCCTGATCCGCCCCGCCGCCGGCACCATCGAGCTGCTGGGCCAGGATATCGCCCGCCTGTCGGCGCGGGAGGAGATGGCGCTGAAGGCGCGCACCGGGGTTCTGTTCCAGGACGGCGCCCTGTTCAGCTCCATGACCGTGGCGGAAAACGTCATGGTGCCGCTGAAGGAACACACCGACCTGCCGGGCGGCCTGATCGCCGACATCGCGCGGATCAAGATCGCCATGAGCGGCCTGCCCCCCGGCGCCGGGGCGAAGTACCCGTCGGAGCTGTCGGGGGGCATGCGCAAGCGCGCCGGGCTGGCCCGCGCGCTGGCCATGGACCCCGACATCCTGTTTCTCGACGAACCCACGGCGGGGCTGGACCCCATCGGCGCGGCGGCGTTCGACACGCTGATCCGCAATCTGCAGAAGAGCCTGGGCCTGACGGTGTATATGGTGACCCACGACCTGGACAGTCTGACCACCATCTGCGACCGCATCGCCGTTCTGGTGGACCGCAAGGTCCGGGCCGCGACGCTGGAGGAGCATTTGCAGGACGATCATCCCTGGATCAGGGAGTATTTCCATGGGCCGCGCGGCCGGGCCGCCCGCCGGGCGGAGGGCTGA
- a CDS encoding MlaD family protein, with protein sequence METRTSYTLVGAFVLVLLAGLFGFTVWIAKVQLKEGRDIYLTYFTGSVTGLQEGSPVRYRGIPIGTVTDIRLDPNRVSRVQVTVEVQPGTPIKTDSIASLELQGITGGAYVQINGGTENSPRLRDESKDEIPIIPSRPSTLAEVVDAAPQILNRALAITQRLEDMLSPENQQAITRTLANVQRLSDAVGGRSDEIGETISNLHAASRSLRQSADTLGPHVDEAVVQATRTLVSVDGAVKSFQSDMRGLSQAVREASGQLGAILGDNRRPMRDFAATGLYDLSLLISQLRDVSAQVSRVLTRVENDPTNFLFGGTRQGVEVRSK encoded by the coding sequence ATGGAGACACGCACCAGCTACACCCTGGTCGGCGCCTTCGTTCTGGTGCTGCTCGCCGGCCTGTTCGGCTTCACCGTGTGGATCGCCAAGGTCCAGTTGAAGGAGGGGCGGGACATCTACCTGACCTACTTCACCGGGTCCGTCACCGGGCTGCAGGAAGGCAGCCCGGTGCGCTACCGCGGCATTCCCATCGGCACCGTCACCGACATCCGCCTGGACCCCAACCGGGTCAGCCGCGTGCAGGTGACGGTGGAGGTGCAGCCGGGAACCCCGATCAAGACCGATTCCATCGCGTCCCTGGAGCTTCAGGGCATCACCGGCGGCGCCTATGTCCAGATCAACGGCGGGACGGAGAACAGCCCGCGCCTGCGCGACGAATCCAAGGACGAGATCCCCATCATCCCCTCCCGCCCCTCCACCCTGGCCGAGGTGGTGGATGCGGCACCCCAGATCCTGAACCGGGCGCTGGCGATCACCCAGCGGCTGGAGGATATGCTGAGCCCGGAAAACCAGCAGGCCATCACCCGGACCCTGGCCAACGTCCAGCGCCTGTCCGATGCGGTGGGCGGCCGGTCGGACGAGATCGGGGAGACCATTTCCAACCTCCACGCCGCCAGCCGCAGCCTGCGCCAGAGCGCCGACACGCTGGGCCCCCATGTGGACGAGGCGGTGGTCCAGGCCACCCGCACCCTGGTCAGCGTGGACGGGGCGGTGAAATCCTTCCAGTCCGACATGCGCGGCCTGTCCCAGGCGGTGCGCGAGGCGTCGGGACAGCTCGGCGCCATCCTGGGCGACAACCGCCGGCCCATGCGCGATTTCGCCGCCACCGGGCTTTACGATCTCAGCCTGCTCATCAGCCAGTTGCGCGACGTATCGGCGCAGGTGTCGCGGGTGTTGACGCGGGTGGAAAACGATCCGACCAATTTCCTGTTCGGCGGAACCCGCCAGGGTGTGGAGGTGCGCAGCAAATGA
- a CDS encoding ABC-type transport auxiliary lipoprotein family protein, protein MTPVQTTTTPPPAHPRRLFLLTGMAAALVAGGCTVINPTAPQLYTLTPAADFPPAAGSPATWQLLVEAPTAAASLDTPRIAVAQTATAIDYFADVSWTDRAPKMIQGLLVESFENSRRIVSVGRDTVGLRSDFVLKAELRDFQAEYTNPGAPAPNQVRVRLSVKLVSMPQRTIAAGEVFDAVVPVDGRAFPTVVNAFDAALRTVMARTVEWTLRTGNSAPRPAVAFP, encoded by the coding sequence ATGACGCCGGTTCAGACGACCACGACTCCTCCGCCGGCGCATCCACGGCGCCTGTTCCTGCTGACGGGCATGGCCGCGGCGCTGGTGGCCGGTGGATGCACCGTCATCAACCCCACCGCCCCCCAGCTCTACACCCTGACCCCGGCTGCGGATTTTCCGCCCGCCGCCGGCAGCCCCGCCACATGGCAATTGCTGGTGGAAGCCCCCACCGCCGCCGCCAGCCTGGACACCCCGCGCATCGCCGTGGCCCAGACCGCGACCGCCATCGACTATTTCGCCGATGTGTCGTGGACCGACCGCGCGCCGAAGATGATCCAGGGGCTGCTGGTCGAATCGTTCGAGAATTCCCGCCGCATCGTGTCGGTGGGACGGGACACGGTGGGCCTGCGCTCCGACTTCGTGCTGAAGGCGGAACTGCGCGATTTCCAGGCGGAATACACCAACCCCGGCGCGCCGGCCCCGAATCAGGTGCGGGTGCGGCTGTCGGTCAAGCTGGTGTCCATGCCCCAGCGCACGATCGCGGCGGGCGAGGTGTTCGACGCGGTGGTGCCGGTGGATGGCCGTGCCTTCCCCACCGTGGTCAACGCCTTCGACGCGGCGCTGAGGACGGTGATGGCCCGCACGGTGGAATGGACCCTGCGCACCGGCAACAGCGCCCCCCGTCCGGCGGTGGCGTTCCCCTGA
- a CDS encoding DUF6969 family protein — translation MEAAREHGTPPVQEAFAFERLPRSELEALAGAAREVRACQRVLAKTGDTLVGELLRGHGTVYEWRHYPPGDVYDAEYHAQYYYHCHPEGERPADEHGHFHTFLRAFGMPAGVAPAPLPDFRRPAAENDVLSHLIGIAMDHMGRPIRLFTVNRWVTGEVWFPATDVVRMLDCFIIDHARPSWPVNRWITAVMRLFRSEIAALLHERDAALAAWAAAHPDSYAYEDRGLEILSQRTIDVDGTVARVEAALHGSRPRRSFLPEAPLPGP, via the coding sequence ATGGAAGCCGCCAGGGAGCACGGCACGCCGCCGGTCCAGGAAGCGTTCGCGTTCGAGCGTCTGCCGCGCAGCGAGCTGGAAGCGCTGGCCGGCGCCGCGCGGGAGGTGCGGGCCTGCCAGCGGGTGCTGGCCAAGACCGGCGACACGCTGGTGGGCGAACTGCTGCGCGGCCACGGCACCGTGTACGAATGGCGCCATTACCCGCCGGGCGACGTCTATGACGCCGAATACCATGCCCAGTATTATTACCATTGCCACCCGGAGGGGGAGCGTCCCGCCGACGAGCACGGGCATTTCCACACCTTCCTGCGCGCCTTCGGCATGCCGGCGGGGGTGGCGCCGGCGCCGCTGCCCGATTTCCGGCGTCCGGCGGCGGAAAACGACGTGCTGTCCCACCTGATCGGCATCGCCATGGACCACATGGGGCGGCCCATCCGCCTCTTTACGGTCAACCGCTGGGTGACGGGGGAGGTGTGGTTCCCCGCCACCGACGTGGTGCGGATGCTCGATTGCTTCATCATCGACCATGCCCGCCCGTCGTGGCCGGTCAACCGCTGGATCACCGCGGTGATGCGGCTGTTCCGGTCCGAGATCGCGGCCCTGCTGCACGAACGCGACGCTGCCCTGGCCGCCTGGGCCGCCGCGCACCCCGATTCCTATGCCTACGAGGACCGCGGGCTGGAAATCCTGTCTCAGCGGACCATCGACGTGGACGGCACGGTGGCGCGGGTGGAGGCCGCCCTTCACGGATCGCGGCCCCGGCGGTCCTTCCTGCCCGAGGCGCCGCTGCCCGGGCCTTGA